A stretch of the Geovibrio thiophilus genome encodes the following:
- a CDS encoding CHASE2 domain-containing protein: MKIIPSFLRNYKFGLLVGFLVFSALLFGFQPGFIDKFALGIEDGKFHFRSAVGMTPKPYEDMVIVTVDEYSVNKLGRWPWRRDVIGDLFYNLRNAGVVTLDIVFSEHTEPERDNYLAEKILDADNIVLGFFMRDDATQETTEDTIYALEDCAYLSFKMLDNTTAVKEFPFAEVNIDEIAHMGLTCAYFNTEADADGLYRRYPITYIHKGYLFSPLGIQALRYYLNQDVELVIDKNGVKKFALGDIVFNNQSYFKLNYYDDVKYVSAYDVYSGKIPPEFFDNKIVVVGVTETAVYDMRPTPISPITPGVSLHYTAISNLLQGHLIKWHNAWDYMLIIPVLIIIFALSFIKKQYLRWSLYVLALGSVFAVSYSVFIYFNIWLREFYALFPAVLMIVGTEAVAFFKTELHALEVKKAFGSYVSPELVEEILNNPDGLELGGQERDLTILFSDIRGFTTLSESLTPTALVSMLNRLLDPMTNVILKNRGMLDKYIGDAMMAVFNTPVDVPDHPDKAVKSALELLETLKVVNAEFAKEGIPVVDIGIGVNTGTVVVGNMGSKVRFEYTAIGDSVNLASRLEGLCKQYKNRIVISEFTRNRLTLPLICRVLDKVRVKGKHKPVEIFEPMADTPENREIKDSFEKALDKYFNMNFNEALAIFRDIAEKFSDGPSEVFAERCADFLKEPPEKDWDGVYTLKSK; the protein is encoded by the coding sequence ATGAAGATTATTCCATCATTCTTAAGGAATTATAAATTCGGGCTTCTGGTCGGTTTTCTTGTTTTTTCGGCACTTCTTTTCGGCTTTCAGCCCGGGTTCATAGACAAGTTCGCTCTCGGTATTGAAGACGGTAAGTTCCACTTCCGTTCCGCAGTCGGCATGACACCGAAGCCCTATGAGGACATGGTGATAGTAACCGTGGACGAATACAGCGTAAACAAGCTGGGGCGCTGGCCTTGGCGCAGGGATGTCATAGGGGATCTTTTCTACAATCTCCGAAACGCCGGCGTGGTCACCTTGGATATTGTTTTTTCCGAACACACGGAGCCCGAGCGTGATAACTATCTGGCGGAAAAGATTCTGGATGCGGATAACATTGTCCTCGGTTTCTTCATGCGGGATGATGCCACTCAGGAAACCACTGAGGACACCATATATGCCCTTGAGGACTGCGCTTATCTCTCATTCAAGATGCTGGACAACACCACTGCGGTTAAGGAATTTCCTTTCGCCGAAGTAAATATAGACGAAATAGCCCACATGGGGCTGACATGCGCCTACTTCAACACGGAAGCCGACGCTGACGGTCTCTACAGACGATACCCCATAACATACATCCACAAGGGCTATCTGTTTTCGCCGTTGGGGATTCAGGCGCTGCGCTATTACCTGAATCAGGATGTGGAGCTTGTAATTGATAAAAACGGGGTGAAGAAGTTTGCTCTCGGCGATATAGTTTTCAATAACCAGAGCTACTTTAAGCTCAATTACTATGATGATGTAAAATATGTCTCTGCGTATGATGTTTATTCCGGCAAGATTCCGCCTGAATTCTTCGATAATAAGATAGTCGTCGTGGGAGTCACGGAAACGGCTGTTTACGATATGCGTCCCACACCCATAAGCCCAATCACCCCCGGGGTGTCGCTCCATTACACAGCGATAAGCAACCTGCTTCAGGGGCATCTTATCAAGTGGCACAATGCTTGGGATTATATGCTTATTATCCCCGTGCTTATTATCATCTTTGCTCTCAGCTTCATAAAAAAGCAGTACCTGCGGTGGTCATTGTATGTTCTGGCTCTGGGTTCGGTTTTTGCCGTTTCCTACAGTGTTTTCATCTATTTCAATATATGGCTGAGAGAGTTCTACGCTTTGTTCCCTGCCGTGCTGATGATCGTGGGTACTGAGGCGGTGGCCTTCTTCAAGACGGAGCTTCATGCCCTTGAGGTGAAAAAGGCTTTCGGCTCATATGTTTCACCCGAGCTTGTGGAGGAGATACTAAATAATCCCGACGGGCTTGAGCTTGGCGGTCAGGAAAGGGATCTTACGATTCTTTTCTCCGATATACGGGGGTTCACAACCCTTTCGGAAAGTCTTACCCCTACTGCGCTTGTATCCATGCTGAACAGGCTTCTTGATCCGATGACAAACGTCATTCTCAAAAACAGAGGCATGCTTGATAAATACATCGGCGATGCGATGATGGCAGTTTTCAACACTCCCGTTGATGTGCCGGATCATCCCGACAAGGCTGTGAAAAGCGCTCTTGAGTTGCTGGAAACATTGAAAGTGGTGAACGCTGAGTTCGCTAAAGAGGGCATACCTGTGGTGGACATAGGCATAGGAGTAAACACCGGAACAGTAGTCGTGGGCAACATGGGCTCAAAGGTGCGCTTTGAGTACACGGCGATAGGCGACAGCGTTAACCTTGCCTCCCGTTTGGAAGGACTGTGCAAGCAGTACAAAAACAGAATAGTGATCAGCGAATTTACCCGAAACAGACTCACGCTTCCGTTGATATGCCGTGTGCTGGACAAAGTGCGGGTGAAGGGCAAGCACAAGCCGGTGGAGATTTTCGAGCCCATGGCTGACACGCCGGAGAACAGGGAAATTAAAGACAGCTTTGAAAAAGCCCTTGATAAATATTTCAACATGAATTTCAATGAAGCGCTTGCCATTTTTCGTGACATAGCGGAAAAATTTTCAGACGGTCCTTCAGAGGTTTTTGCGGAAAGATGCGCGGATTTCCTTAAGGAGCCGCCCGAAAAAGACTGGGACGGAGTGTACACTCTGAAATCAAAATAG
- the queC gene encoding 7-cyano-7-deazaguanine synthase QueC, translating into MSKKKAVVLVSGGMDSCVTAAVAAQNYEPCFLHVNYGQKTENRESKAFEALCLAYGIKRKLVVDISYLREIGGSSLTDDAIEVEEGELDRQGIPKTYVPFRNANILSIAASWAEVLEASAIFIGAVEEDGSGYPDCRRVFYDAFEAAIDAGTRPETKIKIETPLISMKKCDIVKLGKELGAPLELSWSCYKSEDEACGECDSCLLRLRGFKQAGYEDPIPYKKR; encoded by the coding sequence ATGTCAAAGAAAAAAGCTGTTGTTCTCGTAAGCGGAGGCATGGACAGCTGTGTTACCGCCGCTGTTGCCGCACAGAATTACGAGCCTTGCTTTCTCCATGTAAATTACGGTCAGAAAACAGAAAACAGGGAATCTAAAGCCTTTGAGGCTCTTTGTCTGGCTTACGGAATAAAAAGAAAACTTGTTGTGGACATCAGCTATCTCAGGGAGATAGGCGGCTCATCGCTCACTGACGACGCCATAGAGGTTGAAGAGGGCGAGCTGGACAGGCAGGGGATACCGAAGACTTATGTCCCTTTCCGCAATGCGAATATACTCTCCATCGCCGCAAGCTGGGCGGAGGTTCTTGAAGCCTCAGCTATTTTTATAGGCGCAGTGGAGGAGGACGGCAGCGGCTATCCGGACTGCCGCAGGGTGTTCTACGATGCTTTCGAGGCGGCGATAGACGCCGGAACCAGACCTGAAACGAAAATTAAAATTGAAACTCCGCTCATTTCCATGAAAAAATGCGATATAGTTAAACTGGGCAAGGAACTCGGCGCGCCCCTTGAGCTTTCATGGTCATGCTATAAAAGCGAGGATGAGGCGTGCGGCGAGTGCGACAGCTGCCTCCTGCGCCTGAGAGGGTTTAAGCAGGCGGGTTACGAAGATCCCATCCCCTATAAAAAAAGATAA
- the pfkA gene encoding 6-phosphofructokinase codes for MKKIAVMTSGGDSPGMNAAIRSVVRTGLANGIEVFGIEQGYKGLIENRMRSLSSKDVSNMVYRGGTFLRSARCLEFKTEEGQKLAVSSLEKNGIDGLVVIGGDGSLTGAKILAENYGVKVIGLPGSIDNDIYGTNTSIGVDTALNNIVHAIDTINDTASSHDRTFIIEVMGRNCGYLAVMSAIAGGAETALIPEVPYHLESIIAKIKKRYEEGKTRSVIILAEGVGSAYDFGKTFELIGGFETRIIVLGHIQRGGSPTYFDRILATRMGDAAVRGLMNGKTSCMTALTGREIELMPLSEIIGRKKVFDAALLKMAEDLST; via the coding sequence ATGAAAAAGATTGCCGTTATGACCAGCGGAGGCGACAGCCCCGGAATGAACGCCGCCATCAGAAGCGTTGTGAGAACAGGACTAGCCAATGGTATCGAGGTTTTCGGAATCGAGCAGGGCTACAAGGGCTTGATCGAAAACAGGATGCGCAGCCTTTCCAGCAAGGATGTTTCCAATATGGTTTACAGAGGCGGAACATTCCTCCGAAGTGCCAGATGTCTGGAGTTTAAAACTGAGGAAGGGCAGAAACTCGCTGTCAGCAGCCTTGAAAAAAACGGCATAGATGGGCTGGTTGTCATAGGCGGCGACGGTTCACTCACCGGAGCTAAAATCCTTGCGGAAAACTACGGCGTGAAAGTCATAGGTCTGCCGGGCTCAATAGATAACGATATATACGGAACAAACACTTCCATAGGTGTTGATACGGCGCTGAACAATATAGTCCACGCCATAGACACCATAAACGACACCGCAAGCTCCCATGACAGAACCTTTATAATAGAGGTGATGGGAAGAAACTGCGGCTATCTCGCAGTGATGTCCGCCATAGCAGGCGGGGCGGAGACTGCGCTTATTCCGGAGGTTCCGTATCATTTGGAAAGCATAATAGCCAAAATTAAGAAGAGATACGAGGAAGGCAAGACCAGAAGCGTTATCATTCTGGCGGAGGGTGTCGGTTCCGCTTACGATTTCGGCAAAACCTTTGAGCTTATCGGAGGATTCGAGACACGGATCATCGTTCTCGGACACATACAGAGAGGCGGCAGCCCCACATACTTTGACCGCATACTCGCCACCAGAATGGGCGACGCAGCGGTGAGAGGGCTTATGAACGGCAAAACATCCTGCATGACTGCACTTACCGGAAGAGAGATAGAGCTTATGCCTCTGTCCGAAATAATAGGGAGGAAAAAGGTGTTCGACGCCGCATTGCTGAAAATGGCGGAAGATTTAAGCACATAG
- a CDS encoding cob(I)yrinic acid a,c-diamide adenosyltransferase, producing MSVTTKTGDKGQTSLYTGERVDKDDPVMEFLGTGDELVSNLGELRLRVSAHAEDILRIQKTIFRINSYAATKKGRERFLIPQEEVDFLEGKTKEFEGITGELHGFIIPSENLNASKADICRTVARRYERRLITLSAYVNFDTVVRKYVNRLSDMLFMMARVIGKEKD from the coding sequence ATGAGCGTTACCACAAAGACGGGAGACAAAGGGCAGACCTCTCTTTACACAGGGGAGAGAGTGGACAAGGATGATCCGGTTATGGAGTTTCTCGGAACCGGAGACGAGCTTGTATCAAATCTCGGGGAACTGCGTCTGAGAGTGAGCGCTCATGCCGAGGATATTCTGCGGATACAGAAGACAATTTTTCGCATAAACTCATACGCCGCCACGAAGAAAGGACGGGAAAGGTTCCTGATTCCGCAGGAAGAGGTGGATTTTCTGGAAGGAAAAACCAAGGAGTTTGAGGGCATAACCGGAGAGCTTCACGGATTCATCATACCTTCGGAAAATCTCAACGCGTCCAAGGCGGATATATGCCGGACTGTGGCAAGAAGATATGAAAGAAGATTGATAACTTTGTCTGCTTATGTTAATTTTGACACTGTCGTCAGAAAGTATGTTAACAGGCTGTCCGACATGCTTTTTATGATGGCGAGAGTGATAGGAAAGGAGAAAGACTGA
- a CDS encoding GatB/YqeY domain-containing protein codes for MSLKDTITDDMKTYMREKNQIALDTVRMLRSDIKNVEINNRPAGELDDEGVLKVIASSVKKRRDAASQYRDAGRPELAEKEELEITFLEKYMPAQMGEEEIRKIVAEAAEGVDVSDKKNFGAVMKKVMEKTKNKADGKLVNELVKAVFDGNN; via the coding sequence ATGAGCCTCAAAGACACAATAACCGATGACATGAAAACATATATGAGAGAGAAAAACCAGATAGCCCTCGATACGGTGCGTATGCTCCGTTCGGATATTAAGAATGTGGAGATCAATAACAGACCCGCAGGCGAGCTGGACGATGAAGGCGTGCTGAAGGTAATCGCCTCCTCCGTGAAAAAACGCAGGGATGCCGCCTCTCAGTACAGAGACGCCGGCAGACCCGAGCTTGCCGAGAAGGAAGAACTTGAGATCACATTCCTTGAGAAATACATGCCCGCCCAGATGGGTGAGGAAGAAATAAGAAAAATCGTAGCTGAAGCCGCCGAAGGTGTGGACGTGAGCGATAAAAAGAACTTCGGCGCCGTGATGAAGAAGGTTATGGAAAAAACAAAAAACAAGGCGGACGGCAAGCTTGTCAACGAGCTTGTGAAGGCAGTGTTTGATGGAAATAACTGA
- a CDS encoding CvpA family protein, which translates to MEITDIVLLIIIGAFAVRGLIKGLVHELFGIAAIVIGYLAAYKYSLTVGSLFKSFDLSEKSLSALGFVIVFVVAYLIVMIVAVFISKIIKNVSLSEVNRGGGMVFGAFKAAVILSVILTSFISFMPKESGFVKTTESGAVSGFLIKLSPVIYDIVNKFGGSQVNPFREEKIELEPVDIFGGDPGQKALEKVRESAENIKDGAEEKSGDIMDKIKDMTREEKDALAEKLLAPKTDQ; encoded by the coding sequence ATGGAAATAACTGACATTGTACTGCTGATAATTATCGGCGCTTTTGCAGTGCGCGGGCTGATAAAAGGGCTTGTGCACGAGCTTTTCGGCATAGCGGCTATAGTAATAGGCTATCTTGCGGCTTATAAATATTCCCTGACGGTGGGAAGCCTTTTCAAATCATTCGATTTATCGGAGAAATCCTTAAGCGCGCTGGGTTTTGTGATTGTTTTCGTTGTCGCATACCTGATTGTGATGATAGTTGCCGTGTTCATAAGCAAAATCATAAAGAACGTGTCCCTCTCGGAAGTTAACAGAGGCGGCGGAATGGTTTTCGGCGCTTTCAAGGCGGCTGTTATTCTTTCCGTTATTCTCACATCTTTTATCTCTTTCATGCCGAAGGAGTCGGGATTTGTGAAAACAACCGAAAGCGGCGCTGTTTCCGGCTTTCTCATTAAACTTTCCCCCGTTATATACGACATAGTGAACAAGTTCGGCGGCTCGCAGGTAAACCCTTTCCGTGAGGAGAAGATAGAGCTTGAGCCTGTTGATATTTTCGGCGGCGACCCCGGGCAGAAGGCTCTGGAAAAGGTCAGGGAATCTGCCGAAAACATCAAGGACGGTGCAGAGGAAAAATCCGGCGACATCATGGATAAAATAAAAGACATGACCAGAGAGGAAAAAGACGCTCTGGCGGAGAAGCTCCTCGCTCCTAAGACCGATCAGTAA
- a CDS encoding endonuclease MutS2 codes for MTDSHIESLEFPLFRQYLRGSFISSLSAAVLEKLEPFGDYGTVKMRQDVMEEALSLVKSINISIQRDEDYLAVYPRINDPLAFFEPQELMEIRKFLLSAAALKTALIDAGAVHMKAYLKGMSALTDITAAIGEVLNDKGDIRDDASARLREIRNELQSVRKKIHNALNSVLYSLNAEKFIQELVITERSGRFTLPCKSNFRQYIDGIVHDRSASGQTLFVEPESTVSMNNTHHELKAEERKEIFRILSSIIRSIYEKRREIRSTTENYGEVAFLLETARFYKPKPHCMPVFGDVLEFDRVHHPIILLEKKGESVPLNIRMEKGERIGVISGPNTGGKTAALKSMGLNHIIASCGLPLMGKSAKLYSVKKVLADIGDHQSLVMDLSTFSSHMVNIRDIINAADEKSLVLMDELGTGTEPREGAAIAVAVCESLAEKGAVTFITTHFAEIKNFALSRTDSAIFAVEFDYKTFEPKYSLQKGIAGKSDPLVISKRLGFPEAVVRRAEELIEEAKNSLEIGIEEVNRLKSELIKEKETYRGRRLELLERQAVFEEKEKALKQRLDKKETELLEEAMRLFERAKRLAGEKQGKIDKTEALEGMEKSAEKLTVLKKKLKPVRDIQVGDIIFLEKYEKSGKITAIEGSTVSLDLGGLKIKMKRADIIGKKLQEEERVRDVKLSTDAAPAVRREILLVGRRVEEAIDELDKFMDESLLSGFDKIYIVHGRGTGQLRRGLHEYMRNDRRVKKYAIASNEEGGQAVTVAEF; via the coding sequence TTGACAGACTCCCATATTGAATCATTAGAGTTTCCCTTATTCAGACAGTATCTCAGAGGTTCCTTCATATCAAGCCTTTCTGCCGCCGTGCTGGAAAAGCTTGAGCCCTTCGGGGATTACGGAACCGTAAAAATGCGTCAGGATGTTATGGAAGAGGCATTGAGCCTTGTGAAATCCATAAACATAAGCATTCAGAGAGATGAAGACTACCTTGCGGTTTATCCGCGCATAAACGATCCACTTGCTTTCTTTGAGCCTCAGGAACTGATGGAGATACGCAAGTTTCTGCTGAGCGCTGCCGCACTTAAGACAGCGCTCATTGATGCCGGTGCAGTTCATATGAAGGCTTATCTGAAAGGCATGTCAGCGCTTACGGACATCACCGCAGCCATAGGCGAGGTGCTGAACGATAAGGGCGACATACGTGATGATGCCTCCGCCAGACTCAGGGAGATAAGAAACGAGCTCCAGTCGGTGAGAAAGAAGATACACAACGCCCTCAACTCCGTGCTTTACAGCCTGAACGCCGAGAAGTTTATTCAGGAACTTGTCATAACGGAGCGCAGCGGGCGTTTTACTCTTCCATGTAAGAGCAACTTCCGGCAGTACATCGACGGCATAGTTCATGACCGTTCAGCAAGCGGACAGACTCTCTTTGTGGAGCCTGAATCAACCGTTTCCATGAACAATACTCACCACGAACTTAAGGCTGAGGAGCGCAAAGAGATTTTCCGCATTCTCAGCTCTATTATCCGCAGTATATATGAAAAACGCAGAGAAATACGTTCCACAACAGAGAACTACGGCGAGGTGGCGTTCCTGCTGGAAACCGCCCGCTTTTACAAGCCAAAGCCGCACTGCATGCCTGTTTTCGGTGATGTGCTTGAATTTGACCGTGTTCATCATCCGATCATCCTCCTTGAAAAGAAGGGTGAGTCAGTTCCGCTGAATATAAGGATGGAGAAGGGCGAGCGCATCGGCGTTATCTCCGGCCCCAACACCGGCGGCAAGACGGCTGCTCTTAAGTCTATGGGACTTAACCATATTATCGCTTCCTGCGGGCTGCCGCTCATGGGCAAATCCGCCAAGCTGTACAGCGTGAAGAAGGTTTTGGCGGACATAGGCGATCATCAGTCGCTGGTGATGGATCTCAGTACATTTTCATCTCACATGGTAAATATCAGAGATATTATAAACGCCGCGGATGAAAAAAGTCTGGTGCTTATGGATGAGCTTGGAACGGGAACCGAACCGAGAGAAGGCGCGGCTATAGCCGTTGCCGTATGTGAAAGTCTGGCGGAAAAAGGAGCGGTTACTTTTATTACCACACACTTTGCGGAGATAAAGAACTTTGCTCTTTCAAGGACTGATTCCGCTATATTCGCCGTTGAGTTCGATTATAAAACCTTTGAGCCGAAATACAGCCTCCAGAAAGGTATTGCAGGTAAATCCGACCCCCTTGTTATTTCCAAGCGCCTCGGCTTCCCCGAAGCCGTTGTGAGGCGTGCGGAAGAGCTTATCGAAGAGGCTAAAAACTCTCTTGAAATAGGCATAGAGGAGGTTAACAGGCTTAAATCAGAGCTGATAAAAGAGAAGGAAACCTACCGTGGGCGAAGGCTGGAGCTCCTTGAGCGTCAGGCGGTTTTTGAGGAGAAGGAAAAGGCTCTTAAGCAGAGACTGGATAAAAAAGAAACAGAGCTTCTGGAAGAGGCGATGCGGCTTTTTGAGCGCGCAAAACGTCTGGCCGGAGAGAAGCAGGGGAAAATAGACAAGACCGAAGCCCTTGAAGGAATGGAGAAATCTGCCGAAAAGCTCACCGTTCTCAAAAAGAAACTTAAACCTGTGCGGGATATTCAGGTGGGTGACATTATCTTTCTTGAGAAGTATGAGAAGAGCGGCAAAATTACAGCCATAGAAGGAAGCACCGTTTCTCTTGATCTGGGCGGGCTTAAGATAAAGATGAAGCGTGCCGACATCATAGGAAAAAAACTTCAGGAAGAGGAAAGGGTGAGGGACGTTAAGCTCAGCACTGACGCCGCCCCTGCCGTGCGCAGAGAGATTCTGCTTGTGGGCAGGAGGGTTGAGGAAGCAATAGACGAGCTTGATAAATTTATGGACGAATCGCTCCTGAGCGGGTTCGACAAGATATACATAGTGCACGGAAGAGGAACAGGGCAGCTCCGCAGAGGCTTGCATGAATACATGCGTAACGACCGCAGAGTAAAAAAATACGCTATCGCCTCAAACGAAGAGGGCGGGCAGGCGGTAACAGTCGCCGAGTTTTAG
- a CDS encoding response regulator transcription factor, giving the protein MKAYDVLLIDDEKSFTDTVKAELEKAGIGAATANCKGEVFYCLEKKHQDGENFYLIVMDMHCKFITHEELKSVINSLDGVMPHVLFATGADKMLQKNIGGDAFKPKLLLERMLKTLLNHPSMADKINNKCC; this is encoded by the coding sequence ATGAAAGCTTATGACGTTCTTTTAATAGATGACGAAAAATCCTTCACAGATACAGTTAAAGCCGAGCTTGAAAAAGCGGGCATAGGAGCCGCCACGGCAAACTGCAAGGGCGAAGTTTTCTACTGCCTTGAGAAAAAACATCAGGACGGGGAAAACTTCTACCTCATTGTGATGGATATGCACTGCAAATTCATCACTCATGAAGAGCTGAAGAGCGTGATAAACTCTCTTGACGGGGTTATGCCGCATGTACTTTTTGCAACTGGAGCTGACAAAATGCTCCAGAAAAACATCGGCGGGGATGCGTTCAAACCGAAGCTTCTGCTCGAACGCATGCTGAAAACTCTTCTCAATCATCCTTCCATGGCGGACAAGATAAATAACAAATGCTGCTAA